The genome window ATGGTTGGACCCTTTCACAATTCAGCGTCCTTTTCTTTGCAAGGacactgcaaagaaaacaagctCTGTGCTTGTGTGCCTTGTTGCTTAGGATCTGCTTTCTCTCAGCAATTACTCACACTCAAATGACATGTGCCTGTAGGCATATATGCACATTTCCAGGAATGGGTTCATATGCAGGTAGAAAaccaagcaaacaaaacaaagtgcagCTATTTTAATTACTGCAGTGGAGAAAACACTTGCGACAAAGACTTTACAACTTAAATTGAGAGTACATTACCaaagagaaacatgtttttcactgcCTGAAGCAAGTTTTACCGCATCTTTACTTTATAATTATGGCCAAAGTCAACAcacctttttattattattattattattattattattattattattattattattattattattattataacaataaATTCCTGCATAAAAGCAGTGATATTTCTTTGTAAATGATTATGGGGAAGCACACATATATGCTCTTTCTGGGTGGTCCTCGGAGGTCCTGGCTCCTGTCTCTCCACACGCTGGGAGACAATGGCACCATGTCCTTCACCCCTCCCACCACTTTTCACATACTCACCACCATCTAGGCCCCCCGCTACAGCACTGTCCCGACCCGACTCACATTTAAACTTTGCAGCACTTCTAACAGTTGCTTGTTCCTTACTTAGAGTAAAGATGTGCTCTGAATAACAAGACATTTGAAGATTTCCCCCGACTTCTCACCACGTTTCCCCTCAAGCAGCAGTATTTCTAAAGTTGGAAGGGGCCAAATCTTTAGGTAAACATGAGTTAGTACTAAATTGAAGGTGAATGACAGGAATATAGCTGCTTGAAACTGTGGAAGAATATTTCTGAAACGCTAAAACACAAACTTACCGGTgaataaacaaagcagcagagagtTTCTCAACAATTTCCATCTGATCGCCTgcgttctcctcctcctccagggGTTTTCCATGACCCCTCTCTCCATGAATGCACACTTTACGGCTTATTTTTCCTAAATTAACGTGGAGAGATGAGAACAAGCGCGTATTTTCTCTGCTTTCGCAGTCACCTATTTGGCTCTTCGGGCAGCATTGTTGGACGCCTTCTTCTAAAGGCTGCAGAGAGCTGCTCCTTATGACTTCAGCTTTACTTGAATAGTTCGTCTACAAAGTGAAACTCCGTTTGGTCCTCCACGTGTGTCTTAGCGTCTTTTCTGTCTCAGTTCCGTTCTGTTCCCACACCTCCAACTGATTGCTGAGGTTTTTTATTTCCCTCCCCTCCCCCGCCGTCACCCGTTTGCTCAAATTACCCAGACTTTACAatctgagtgtgtatgtgtgcgtgattgagagagagagagagagagagagcgagagagcgtCACCAAAATGCGAAAAAATGTCTGCTGGTCAACGCTTTCAAAATAAGACTGTAATTGATGACAGTGTAATTCAGGTTACTTGATACTTCATATATCTTTCATAGTCTCACTATAAATAATTATCgtgttgaattatttatttcactatAAACAATTATcgtgtttaattatttattttaggtttagagttatttttattaatcagaTTATTACCTTTATTCACCTTTTGTCCTAACTTCAATATAGCAGGCTATTTAAAGCACTTTTACTTCGAATAACTACAGCACCCAGAAGAACCTAAATGGAATAATCACCTTTTATTTCTATGTTCAATTTCCTTAGTACTTTATTTCGAAGGCATCTCGTTTTTTCCTAAATTGTCATGTTAAATTGACAAGACAAGAAGCGTGCGCGCGAACGTACACGAGTTGCTACGTAAGTGTACGTGTTCATGCACACGCACGCGCCAGTCTGTCCTGTCTTCCATGGTTCCCCTCTTCATACGCTGCCGTCAGTCCCATAGCGACCTCTATTATTTAAGGCGACAATGGAAGAAGGCTCTAATGACCCACCGCCACACAGCTCGACGTTTCACACCGGTGTGGTAATACTCTACGTGACTCAGTGGTACTTTCAGGAAGCAAAATGACACGAATAGTCCTAATGTTCTGTTCAGTATTAAAACTGCCCGGGGCCATTGTGCAGACAGTGACGgatctagattttttttaatggggaGGTCACACTGGGTCACGCACTCAAAAGTAGGGTGGCAAAtttggaaaatgaataaaaagctttaaagctcaaattaaaataagttaTTAATACTTGTCTATTAATAGGCAAATAGTGGGATTATAAAGTGTTtattcagtgtcagaaatgtcaaatacgTAACTTATCTACCATTTTTTAATTCCCAATAGTcataacaattaataaaaataataataaacactttgGGAGAGGAAAATCTATCTTCCTGGTTGAAACTGCTAGAAAAATGTACtaaatatattacaatatatatAATGATTCATTTTAGCTTCAGATTTGTTCCCCAACAGGTACCTGCTGCCAGCGCCTTCTGACAGGAGGTGCCACCTGTGCCACCCCAGGCCCCACCTCTGGCTCTGCGCCTGGTATCAGATGGGCTAAATgtgtcaacaaacacaaaacattttatcatggAATTGATGGTACTGTTAGACTAATAGAACCATTTAGGGCAAGATATCTGCATGCAGCTAAATGTGAGGGAAAGAAATTACCCTTATTCCTGGATGAAAAAAGTCAGGGTCAACCAGCCCCACACACGTCCCTCAAAGTTGAGAATCAAATGCGTCACATGTGCTAACCTGTAGTGACTAAGCTGCAGTCATAAAACCCACAATTAAAGGGCTAAATTACAGTTCTGCAAAGGCTCCTACTGTGACAATTAGCAACCCTGAAAGGTCACCATGCAAAAGTGTAGATTGTAAGAATGATACACAACCTTTCTCTAACTTTGACTAGATCCCCAGCATATTacactgtgaaaatattttgtaatcaaatatgtttttacacaaaagtcAGCAACCACAGCAGCAAAGATATAAAATGTTAAGCCGCAATGCCCTGAATGCATAAGTAATGGATGCAGAAATACAACCCAATAAAGATTGTAAAATTCATTAGTGAATAATATTTTTTGCCTGTACTTGtgtaacatttataaaaactgaTCTATTGAATCTTTTTTGACtgtaatgaatttaaattttttttttctgaagtagGAAACTAGATCAAATGTGccagaatttaaataaacatttatggGCAAtcaagagaggaaaaaggaTCAAGTTAATTTAGTTCTCGGAAATGCCACCTACATTGAGCAGTGATGATTCATAATGCCTTCCAGATGTTTCTGTGGAGCCATAATGCTGTTTTATAACAGGCAgacatattaacatttaaattgtcCTGCCTGACCTTGGGATGTtgtgtttattatatatatatatatatatatagagagagagagagagagagagagagagagagagagagagagagagcgagagtcATTTGTTAAGTCGAatatcacatacagtacacatccTTGCCTGCAACAGTGTGCACAAATGGAGTCTGGTGACACATTGTGCTATTACAGGTTACAGAGATGGCCAATTTTCTTCTTAACCATCTGTAATTAGGGGGTAATGGTTTCCTTTGTGCTACAGGGGAGCAGACAAGGCAGGAGATCATCCTCCACAAGGCCCAACAGGAAGTACCAAAAGGGACAGAGTCTGTAAAGGAAAGACAGTATGTACAGAATTGTTCTACGTAGCTGTAATGTAAAGCTGTATTTAAACTTGACTTTATAACATTAAATGGATTATAAGCTTAGTTTTGATTAAAGCCATTTTAGAGGTGGGAAGAAGGTAGTTAGTTGATAGTCTAGGTTCAGCATGACGTCAATGCATAGAGCTAATACTTAGGTCAAATTAGGTTGTGTTCATTCCTATAAAAGTATGAAGTGGAGCTTATGTCATAAGCGAATAACAGTTTTGCTGTATTAATCTACCTCTTAGCAGTGACTCACCGGTAGTATgtcattttatatgtttatactCACTCCTTTTCTTTTGTGATGCTTACCTTTCATTTTCCTAACTTCTTTCTGAACCCCAAAAGCTAATTTAGATAacatataaaaactatttttcaaaGCTCAAAGACTTGGATAAATTAATATAGAAAAGTAGAAAATCCCTTTGATGATTTGACAAGAAATGACAGTGGGAATAGATTGTACATAGCAAAGTAAGCGGTGTCAAAATGTTGTTCGTCTATTATGTTAGCGTTAACAAAATCATAGCATGTATGAAACAGATGTATAAAATAGACTACAAGACATAGTATCAGGCTCAGGgtagcttaaaaaaaactctgttttACACTCAAAGTTGAATTAATAACTGAGCAAATCCAACATAGGCTCAGACCACTGGGGTGTAGGAAAGGCTATGTGTTTCTGCATCAGTTTATGACTGGAATGGCATTTTCCTACATTGTTTTAGATATTGTAGAGTCCAACGTTAATGATTTGCTTCCATCTAGTGGATAAAATCTGAATTATGAAACATGTAGGTAATTTTTTTCCCAGATGTGTTAGGACCAACTTCACTTTTAAACCACAATGTGAGGATGTTTCTGCAGTGTGAGGACACATATGACTCTACTTTAAAGGCTGTGACATTTAgtgtagaaaatgaaaatgactaTGGACAGCGATGTGAAAGTGTCAATGATTAATGCATGCCACAagcttacagaaaaaaaaaacaactcactcTGAAGACAGCAGGTGCACAATTCGTGATACTTTATTCATGAACCTAggaccatatatatatatatatatataaaatactataTAAATACTCTATATATTCCCCTTCCATTTTTGATCTCAGTAAcaaacaataatattaaaaaagcaacatgattatatttaaaaggctgtacaaaaataaataatgtttggaTATTCTGTACAAAAGAGTAAGAGAACTTGACAGAAAACAAGGTGCCTTCGCAGAAGGCAGGAGAGACTTACTTATGAAGTAGTAGCAGGAGACAAGTCCCTCTTTAGGTCtccacacactcaaacactcctcatgcacacacacacactcgagcACTGATCTTTGGTCTTGTACAGAGTTCCCTTGGTTGTGTAGACGAAGGCAAGTTATGGCTACAGGACAAAGTTTGGTGTACTGAGGCATTTAGAGACAGGGTGTTACAATGTGCCgctggcaaaaaaacaaagatgaagtGCTACAGATTTGTGATAAATAAATTTAGACTGGCAAGTTTGAGAATAAACACTATGGCTATGAGCTATCTTATTTTCCATACCTGATGGGGTGAGAAATATGAAtattagtcatttttttcatatgtttccTTATATACTCTGTAATAACTTCCCCCACCCGAACCCTTATGTATGTCCAGGCCAGCTTGGACAAACatcatgaattaaaaaaacacacagacacagtctcatgtcagacacacacacaaacacacacaagaattACATTAGAACGATAAGCAGCATGCTCTGTTAGGAAATGAGGAACGTCCATGCTTTCTTCCCCTTGGTGTGAGGCAAAATGTGCCACTGCTGGAATCAGTCTTGGTTGCTGCAGTTAGGAGGCAGTTTGAGTGTAGTTCAATATATGGCCCCTAAAATATAACAAGCAGTCTCTGTCATTGTGGACCCATTGACATGTGGAACTGTCCAACTACCTGGAACCCATGGAAACCTGCAGCACTCTTCTCTGGGTTGTAAACATTTATCAGTGAAGagctttcagtttcattttgaaCACTGTGTGGATGACAGGAGGTTAGATTGTGGAAGCAGTCCTTAACAGGCAGCCTGGTTGCAAAGTTCGAGCAGGGGTCGGGGCCGGTCTTTGGGCTCACAGCTATCATGGGTTAGTGTGCGCCCGTCACGGCCGATGCAGCGCAGTTGGCGTTTGCGGTAACCCCTGCCACAGGTCTTGGAGCACACTGACCATTCTCCGAGGAGCCAGGATGGGCAGAGCTGGGAGGCACAGGACCTTGAGGCTAAGGGGCGCAATTCCTCTGGACAATCTCTCGAGGGATGACCGTGGGGATCCAAACAAACAACCTCTCTCTGCTGTGTACCTCCTCCACAGGTCTGGGAGCATGGACCCCATTCCCTCAGggtccactctgctccacccaccTCTCGGATAGCATTAATGGACTGCCAACGGCCTCCGTTGTTGTTGGGGACTGAAGCAGCATTGTTGGGTCTAGGTGCAAAGTAGCTGTATTTAACCCGGGGTCTTGGTGCTTCCCCCACAGATAGCACCTGTATAGTAAGAGGCTCTTGGAGTGGAGCAAAGCTCCGTAGGCGCTCTAGGGTGGCAGAGGAGCCACTGTATCGCAACAGTGCTCCTTTCAGGGCGATGTCTGTCTCCAGGGTCATCAGTTTATAATCACCATTTAACAAATAGGTTCCATCCTGGCGGCGCACTGCCAAATAGCTGTTGTCTTGATGACCACTGCCTGGGGAACGTTGCTTAACATCTAGGTGGGTGGCACCAGCGGGGATAGTAACAACATCCTGGTAACCAGGcctgacacagagacaaacaaattCAACCTTAGCTACATTAATGGATTCTGGCATACACAATATCAGCTGTCACTGCATATTACAAGCTTTCAGATGTTTACCTGGCACGATCCAGAGCGCCTGTCACTTTCTTGCAGGTAGAGCCATCTCCgccacacacaccacacttaTCAAAGCGTCGGTTAGAGCCAATGACACGATCACACCCAGCCTTAACACACTGGCCttgaacacaaactgaagtgGAGTCTGGGCTGCAGGGTGTGCCGTCAGCCACCTGGGGGCAGCCAAGAGATACAAGTGGAGGTTTAGGGTTAAATGTAGTAAGACTGTTACATAAGAGTATGAGTCAAATGGCAACAAGTTGAAATATTTGCCCTAGCAAGGCCTATGAAGTCTGTGGGCTGAGAGGAATTACAACAGCTGATCTTTTAACGTCTGCATATTTAAGAATACACTGAAATAAACTAAGACGAGATTATTAATAAACTATAGCATCTCGCAACTCTTACCTTAGGTTTGAGAACAAAAAAGTATCCAGTCCCTTTGGCCCGGCAAACCAGCTTGCAGCGGTCTTTGGGGGAAACTCCAGCATACTTGGGCACCCACTCAACACCCTCACCTGAACCCAGCGACACTTGGGCTGACATGTCGTTGTGGGCCAGGCACTGTTCTTCCCGGAATGAGAGGCCTGAGATGAAACCAAAGATGAGATTTACTGCTAGTACACCTCTTACATCAATGTGAAattgaaattataaaattgtCTATTATCAAATTCACCTCAAGCTcatgatttattatttctaaGTTATCACAACAGTCATCTCTTACCGTTAGTATCGGGGCAAGCTGCTGTGTTACAGGATCGGTACTGGATCCTCTTGCCCTCACAGTACTTTCCTCCATTCTTGGGTAAAGGGTTGTCACAGGACCGGAAGGAATACTGCACACCTCCACCACAGGTGCGAGAGCAGTCGCCCCAGAGACCCCACACTCCCCAGCCACCATTTACAGGAGTCTAAAAGGGACATACcaatacaatttaaaacttGGACTGAAGTCAGGTATTTGATCAAAGCTGCCAGTTAAAACAAAGGTGTTTCGAGGGTGTTTTAAAGTGGAACTCAATTGGGTCTGGTTCCTACCTGGTGTTTGGCAGCTTCGCTCTTAGTGAGACACCGTCCAGCCAGGCAGTAGCTATCAGCCCCACATGAGGTACCATCAGCCCAGGGGAAGTTCTTGGTCTGACACACCAGCAAGCCATTGGATGTCGTAACAGTGCACCACAAAGCTGCACACGTGGTGCTGAGGTCTGGGCAATGCTGGGAGTCTTCGCCAAAGGTGAGACGACACTGATGGTCTGCATCATAGACTGTGCCGGGCAGGGACTGGGGTAGAAGCTGAGGTTTGACGGGCTTATCCAGTAGGCACTGTCCATGGCCATTGTCTAAGAAGGTAGTGACCATGAGGGCGGAGCAAGGGGACCAAGGCTGCTGTTGGTCCAGGTTGGAAAGTGTGGAAGCCATCATGTGGGAGCCCCAATGGGCACCATTGACACCAGAGCACAGCTGGGCATCATCATGAGGCATGTTGAAGACGTGACCTGgagaacagacacaaaatattttgaaaggTGTTAGAGGACCTGTAGGAAAATTGATGTAAGTGATTAAATACATCTCAAAGTTGGTTTTCTTCACACTACTTACCAAGCTCATGTGCCACAGTGAATGCTGCCTGCAGTCCATCATCCTCAATAATTGAGCAGCTTCTTTCAGGGTCACACACTGTGCCAACATCTGCCATGCCCAGAGTGTCACAAGAGTGGGCACCACACAGGTCCTAATGAAGAAGACACAGCAAAATTAATGTCTGAATACACACCTCTTTTTCCAAAACTATAATTTTTCACACTTCTTCCCCATCAGCTTACCGTCCTGGTGAAGAGCACAGCAGTGTCATAGTGCTCGGGGTGACGGTCGCTGGGTGGGTTGTGCTGCTTTTGCCACTGACAGAAGTTGCGCAGGGTCATGGCTGCATTAGATGACACTTGAGGGCCTCGCTCCTCCTCGTACACCACCAGCAGCTTCACCAGTGCCAGGCTGATGGAGTTGTGGATGCTGGGGTGGCGGTAGAGGCGAGATGCCACTGCCATGATAGTCAAGAGGTAGGGTTTGAGCCCAGCACCATGGAACTCAGCCATGGACTGGTCAGCCACAAGCATGATCTCCAGGTAACGAGGGGTAGAAACAAAACGTCTGGTCCTGTGGTGGACTGAaaccagagacagaaaacagtgtTCACATGCCTTTTCATAGGCTTGATCTGTACTACAATGTTACTTTTGAGAAACTAGGAACAGCTGCCAATGTTCTAAATAACAGCTCGTTTTAGCAAAGGCACAGAGCTTCCATAGAGAGCTCCGGATGTGCCTGGAGGGGCCTGGCTGTGACTCAGCGTCACACCACTGGCTGTTGCTCCTCCTCGGGGTCTGCATTCCTAAAATGACCTTCTCTGGTGGAAAATTATGTGAGAAAGGGCGAAAATCCTTCCAGAGGAAAAATGTCTGCCGGCGCGCGTTGTACCAGGAGGCCAGTTTACGTCTCAGCGCTACCGGGCTCTGACTGGCCCCAACCCTACCTCTTTGAGAagtccccccccaccccctttctctcctcccctccctcgTTCCCTCCGCTGTCAAAAACGTAGCTGAGGCCGTGTCGCACGCTGCGCACCCTGGCGCACTACACAGCTCCAGCTGACAGCACTTTCACTACACTTTGTGATTTATATCGGCGATAAAGTAAAGCAATGTTTCCCCGGTTACTTCAACACTAACCTCTCTAATTGTTTCCCTGACCAATTTTAAAGTTGCTTGTCTGATGCTTTTAGTTTTATCTGTTGAAAGTACCGGTGCTTCGTCTTTCTACTGTCTTACCTGTCTCAGCTGTGTTAGTGGCTCCGGGTTCGGCTTCTTTGTCCAGATTTGTTGGCACCCTCTCTTCGTCCTCGTTAACCCCGCACTTGGAGCTCCCCTCCTCAGCCAAAGCTGCCCGATCTCTCCTGCGGATCGTGTGGACGTCACTCTCACTACCGAGGAAGTCACTGGAATTAAGAGGCTGGATAAAGTACTCTTCACCCTGAAAGTAGAATGCACCCCTGAGTCCGTGGCAGAGGTTGAGAGCAGCAGCGGAGTGTTCCTTTCCATTCACAGTGCCCGAGAAGAAACAACCCGGATCGGCTCCGCTCTTGAGTACCGGTGTGGGTTCGGGTTCGGGTTCGGGACTACCTACAACGTGGAAGACAAAACCCGGCGCCAAGAAGGTCTGGTCGGGCTCCAGCTGTAGGAGAAGCTCCTTGCCAAATACGTCCAGCCGGTATACCCTCATCTCCGCttccttctccttttcctctgcAGAGAGGGTCCGCCACGGTTCGGTTTTGCTGTCTGACCTGGATGTCGTGTCTATTCTTACCGGCACCACGGTGCTCTCCTCCCAGGCGCTGTGCGCCGCGCCGACgcagaaaattaaacaaatggaaAAGTGTAAAAACCGCATCATAACAGCGTGGAATCCTAGAACTGGAAATAGAGAGTGATAATAATGTCTCTACCAGGAAGCAAGTAAATCCTTTAAAAAGCTTTTCCACTATATGCTACAAACCAAAAGTCTTAGAATTTCCACAAAACTGTCCTCAAAGTTACGAATACGcataaaaagtctaaaaaagtAATCAAATCCAGTGCAAAACTTATTTAAAGTTATGTGCAGATCTGACTTGTTGCAAAAAGTCCtttcattaaatgaaaatatatatctGGATCTCAGCAATAATTCCGACAGGTCTCTCCCTCAGTAAAACGCAGCAGATGTCTCAGCTTTagctctgtctctccttctctctctgagtTCGGGGGCAGGTTTTTTGCTCTGCTGGCCCTTCTAGTCTGTTCGGTGCTCTTGCCTTGCAGTCAGAACAGAGCCGGTCCCTTCTATATATCCCCCCTGCCCCGGGACCACCCCTTTTTCCGAGGATCCTTTGATCTGAGAGGGGCCAAATCCCGTGCGCAACAACCAGTCCCAGGCTCAACCAATCCCGTGCCATAACAATCAATCATTGTGGGAGTAGAGAGTTTTGgacagagaaacattttcttctttagaCCCTGCTTGTCATTCACAAGATGGACACATACATAACCACTGAATCTACCCCAATAATATGTATCATACAACTtaacaatttattaataatatgcaTCGGGCTGTACTTGTATCATTCgtgtatattaatatattaatgaCCCATATTTTAACAAATCCTTGGCACTGATGTTGTGCTCACTTACTGAGCTTTATGCGGTTTATTGCCCCAACATAAATTACTGTATGACTGTATGTGGAGCTATGTAGTAGTGTGTCAATGCAACCGGAGACCTGAAGCTGGCAGCGGGACGGGAATGGTAATCGTATCCGTGTTGGCCATGGCTACGGGAGCCGTACTTACCTTATCCATGCCAAACCCCGGCTGTGGTGCACCGTGGCCGGGTTCCGTATCTCCGCTCCCCGGAGAGAATGAGCGGAGAGGGGCCGCTGAGGTCTTAAGGTGGAGCAGTTCCTCCATGAGGCTGCCTCTGTGCCGTCAGCAAGGCAGGCAGTGCCCCTGCACTCCGGCTTCTTCCCCCCGCCCGCCCGGATCGTTCCTCCACTCCAACAGACAGGATGATATTCTGCTGGAGTTTTCATTAAAGTGGCAAAGCAGAGATCCCATTATCAACAGTGCACTGAAGTAAAGCACAAATAACTGAAACCCCAttcacagcaaagaaaaaacgTTTGAATTCATATGATTAGACGTGATTTAGACCTGGAATTCTACAAAAACACTATAAATAACAGTAAGGGTCAGAATGTAAGAATATGCAATCTGTCGTTGTGACTGATTTGATTTTC of Channa argus isolate prfri chromosome 23, Channa argus male v1.0, whole genome shotgun sequence contains these proteins:
- the adamts1 gene encoding A disintegrin and metalloproteinase with thrombospondin motifs 1, with the protein product MMRFLHFSICLIFCVGAAHSAWEESTVVPVRIDTTSRSDSKTEPWRTLSAEEKEKEAEMRVYRLDVFGKELLLQLEPDQTFLAPGFVFHVVGSPEPEPEPTPVLKSGADPGCFFSGTVNGKEHSAAALNLCHGLRGAFYFQGEEYFIQPLNSSDFLGSESDVHTIRRRDRAALAEEGSSKCGVNEDEERVPTNLDKEAEPGATNTAETVHHRTRRFVSTPRYLEIMLVADQSMAEFHGAGLKPYLLTIMAVASRLYRHPSIHNSISLALVKLLVVYEEERGPQVSSNAAMTLRNFCQWQKQHNPPSDRHPEHYDTAVLFTRTDLCGAHSCDTLGMADVGTVCDPERSCSIIEDDGLQAAFTVAHELGHVFNMPHDDAQLCSGVNGAHWGSHMMASTLSNLDQQQPWSPCSALMVTTFLDNGHGQCLLDKPVKPQLLPQSLPGTVYDADHQCRLTFGEDSQHCPDLSTTCAALWCTVTTSNGLLVCQTKNFPWADGTSCGADSYCLAGRCLTKSEAAKHQTPVNGGWGVWGLWGDCSRTCGGGVQYSFRSCDNPLPKNGGKYCEGKRIQYRSCNTAACPDTNGLSFREEQCLAHNDMSAQVSLGSGEGVEWVPKYAGVSPKDRCKLVCRAKGTGYFFVLKPKVADGTPCSPDSTSVCVQGQCVKAGCDRVIGSNRRFDKCGVCGGDGSTCKKVTGALDRARPGYQDVVTIPAGATHLDVKQRSPGSGHQDNSYLAVRRQDGTYLLNGDYKLMTLETDIALKGALLRYSGSSATLERLRSFAPLQEPLTIQVLSVGEAPRPRVKYSYFAPRPNNAASVPNNNGGRWQSINAIREVGGAEWTLREWGPCSQTCGGGTQQREVVCLDPHGHPSRDCPEELRPLASRSCASQLCPSWLLGEWSVCSKTCGRGYRKRQLRCIGRDGRTLTHDSCEPKDRPRPLLELCNQAAC